The Salvelinus fontinalis isolate EN_2023a chromosome 7, ASM2944872v1, whole genome shotgun sequence genomic sequence tgtctttacTCGCCGTCACTGTGGAGTTTCTCAAATAAAAAATgacttcacctcaaacagcaagtaaacaaagtctgtttctATATCCagtgagaatgacaatagttcctcaacgtagcctatttgaaaaatcgttccatctctctccctttcgataagcactcagcatgaaaggggaaaaaatgtaatgctctgatccagtggaaacgtcataaaataggcctacctgattacttcttatcccttgtaCAATATAGcctacagctctgtctgtctggagctcgcTGTCATGGGAAACTCtaagggcccagaatattttatacaatgttgcaagtttgctagcaAGGGCCAGACCAAATGATtaattgatacaatgtttcaagtttctTGCAGACAGGCAATGTGCAGCCAATTTGATTCATAGGATATCTATTTTCATCAGGGTatgttctacctgcaggctgcgattgtttttatttgttggctttatgaaagctatttttacatattggcaatagaagttacttttagatttgtgtcattttgatagaattttgattaaccacatgacattgatttgagatatgaagactttattataaattaaacgAAACTCTTCCACAAATCATAACgcagcagcgggaggaggagAGTCGAGAACAGATGTATTTTCTTCTGGTTACGCTATATTGATCTCTGGATCCCTCTTGAATAATTTGTGTAATTTTTAATCGCAgcacttaaagcatcagacaagctcagtagcctccatatagttgattttatttcaacacatatatatggaaaaatacacgttttgAAAATTAAAACATTTGGTCAAAAGAAAACAAGACTCTCGGTCGACCGGGAATATTTTTTTTGTCGGGACAGCCCTAATAGCTTTATTCCCTGTATTgtacagcctactgatatgaagtCATATGTATATCACCCcaactgactggttcttctgatgttgttcacacaggagaccatgttgagacattctctaTATCCGgagagcaacagcaggaagatcaCAGAGATAAGAGGTCTCACCACTGCCCACATTGTGAGGAGATTTTCCCAATTCTATCAAAACTAGAAATACacctaaaaatacacacaggagagaatctcTATTCCTgcactgactgtgggaagagtttcacaACATCACAGGCTCTGACAGTTCATCTGCGAGTCCACACTGGAGAAaaaccttactcctgctctgactgtggggagagtttctctcaacagagcagcttaaaaacacaccaacgtatacacacaggagagaagccttactcctgctctgactgtgggaaaagttTCTCCGTATCAAGCAACTTAAAAACACACCTAAAAATACACACCggggagaagccttacttctgctctgactgtggggcgagTTTCTCTCAACAGAGCCACTTACAAACCCACCAacatatacatacaggagagaagcattacttctgctctgactgcggaaaatgcttcacaacatcagcTGAGTTAagagttcatcagagaacacacacaggagagaagccttactgctgctctgactgtgggaagagtttctctcAACAGGTTCACTTAAAATGTCACcagcgaatacacacaggagagaagccttactcctgccctgactgtggaaagagtttcaccCGATTGGATATATTAAAATGTCACCAGCGAATACATACAGGAGataagccttactcctgctctgactgtgggaagagtttctcccAACAGGGCAACTTAAAAATACACCAACGTATACataaaggagagaagccttattcctgttctgactgtggaaaatgcttcacaacatcaactgagctaaaatctcatcagagaacacacacaggagagaagccttactactgctctgactgtgggaagagtttctcccGATTGGCTACCTTAAAAACACATCAATGTACACATAAAGGAGAGAATTCACATCACTTCTCTCAGACCAGCTAAGATTAAAGTCACTCCATCAATTAATCCTCATCTCATAAAAGAAGTGGTAAGAGTGAATTGGATCTATTGAAGAAAGCGTAGAACACTCTATTGTAATCCTATTGTTTCTCACTGTGAGAGAACTGTGCAGAGGAAAGGGAGCGTTATAGAATGATGACATTGGAAATCATCTTTCTCCATCTTTTTTTTTACTTCAAAACATAGAAACGCGCCATTTTCACatgtgttgatgttggggtggtgctggagatgatgaatatgaagttgaaacattttaaaatgtcctATTAAGGTAAAAGGATGGTGGTTGGTCGGGTGGATGGATGAGTCAGCATATAACATGAAAGTCTAGCAACCCAACGGTTGcctgttcaaatctcatcacggacaactttagcattttagctaataagcaactttgcaactacactacatgaccaaaagtacactaccgttcaaaagtttggggtcacttagaaatgtccttgttttttgaaagaaaatacatttttttgtccattttaaaataacatcaaattgatcataaatacagtgtagacattgttaatgttgtaaattactattgtagctggaaatggcagattttctttatggaaaatctacataggtgtacagaggcccattatcagcaaccatcactcctgtgttccaatggcacgttgtgttagctaatccaagtttataatttaaaaaggctaattgatcaatagaaaacccttttgcaattatgttagcacagctgaaaacggttgtgctgattaaagaagcaataaaactggccttctttagactagttgagtatcgggaccatcagcatttgtgggttcgattacatgctcaaaatggctagaatcaaataactttcttctgaaactcttcagtctattcttgttctgagaaatgaaggctattccatgcgagaaattgccaagaaatctCGTACAATGTTGTGTACTACtcacttcacagaacagagcaaactggccctaaccagaatataaagaggagtgggaggcctcggtgcacaactgagcaagatgacaagtacattagtgtctagtttgagaaacggacgcctcacaagtcctcaactggtaacttcattaaatagtacccgcaaaacaccagtctcaacgtcaacagtgaagaggcgactccgggatgctggccttctaggcagagttgtaagccaaatctcagactggccaataaaaataaaagatgggcaaaagaacacagacactggacagaggaacttcgcctagatggccagcatcccggagtcgcctcttcactgttgacgttgagactgcactgtatttctgatcaatttgatattattttaatggaccaaaaaattgcttttctttcaaaaacaaggacatttcttattgaccccgaacttttgaatggtagtgtatgtgggcacctgctcgtcaaacatctaattccaaaatcatgggcattaatatggacttggtccccCTTTTCTGCTGCAATAAAGGActcctcttctgggaaggctttactctagatgttggaacattgctgtgggaactttttccatttagccacaagagcactagtgaggtcggcactgatgttgggcgattaggtctggctcgcagtcaacgtttcaatttatcccaaaggtgttcgatggggttaaggtcagggctctgtggaggccagtcaagttcttccacactgatctcgacaaaccatttgtgTATGGACGTCTATTTGTGCTCGGGGGAATTGTCACGCTgaatcaggaaagggccttccccaaactgttgccacaaagttggcagcacagaatcatctataatgtcattgtatactgtagcgttaagatttcccttcactggaactaaggggactagtccgaaccatgaaaagcagcagtttggaacttgatagtgagtgttgcaaccgaggacaaacaatttttacatgcttcagcactcggcggtcctgtgttttgagcttgtgtggcttaccacttcacggctgagccgttgctccttgacatttccacttcacaataacagcacttacagttgaacagggcagctcaagcagggcagaaattttatgaactgacggtgccacattgaaagtcactaagctcttcagtaaggccattctactgtcaatgtttgtctatggagaatgcaaggctgtgtgctcgattttatactcctgtcagcaaagggtgtggctgaaatatagACAAATCCACTATTTTGAAGAGGTGTCCTCATACTTTTGTTTATATAGTCTGCTTAGCATGTTAGCCTAGCATGCAACTACTTAGAATGTTAATGTTagcaacaacaaattggaataCGTAAAATATCAtacatttgtaacatattgtactaaATCTAATTCGTAACATACTATACATCCTACAAATCGTATTACAGTTATAGGCCAATGTAACATAACATACCGTAAAATACTAAATTGTGTGCTATGTTTTTATCAAGTTTTTTTTTaagtttttttttacatatagTACATTTTGCTCTGACACCAAGTTGTCCCTCTGCAGTTCTCTGTCGAAATGAGCTAGTAGAcacatgtatcagatagagatggtgtCAGTAATTTTTTTACTACATAACTTTTGTTTAATGATACACAGGCTATGAAACGACTACGTGTTAATTAAATTGTCTTTTAAAACTAGATAGATTCATTATTTTAGTCATTGATCATTAATGCATTTGGATAACTGTAATGAACTGAATTGATCTGCTAATGAGAAATAAACATTCTACATGAATTTGTGTTGGTCAACCTTTGTTTTTTGGGTTATCTATACAGAAAATACAATGTTTTTGTTTAATTCATGGAATTCAAAATAATTTACATGTCTATCTACTCAAAACATGTCACTACACCTTTACACATCACCATGGGGACAAGCCAATTTGCTAGCCACCAGTAATTGCTACAATGCACACAAATATATGTTTTGCATTATAAAGGACTTACATATGTTTCTTATTAAATGACAGTTAAATCAAATGAAAAAAAAAGTATTGTCATTTTAAAGTTTTATATGGTACCAATGTCTTGTAACAGCATTACCACCAAAAATCAACAATGACCCAATTACTATTAGGGAcaggaaccagagaggaagaTTGTTAACCCCGGAGTCCTGGCTAAATTCTCATTCTGACCCTCATACCATCTTGGCcatctaatcatccccagcttccaggctcattcatcccccctcctcttccctgtaactattccccaggttgttgctgtaaatgaggatgtgttctcagtcaacttccctggtaaaaaaaaaaaaatgtaattacttaAACATTAATGTGCACTGTTCAAAATACATCTACAGTCAATGCTGTTGCTAGCACTAGCCCCCAAAATAAAGCGTACGATCTGGGTTAACTTGGTTGAGTTTACGAAAACAAATATAATACAAGTCTCATCCCAGATGAGGAATAAGAAATGTTCAAAGCACATGTAATGTTTGGCTAAATACAATGTAATTTCTACTTCTTACACAGGATTTAGCTAGATAAAGTGAAGTGTATCTTTAGGAGTAATTAATGTGTACCTATACAGTACACTACCCTGACAACCTGGCACTCAATTTAAAGCTTGTGGACGTGACATAACAAATACACTAGTACACCACAGAGTATATTTAATATCTGCACAAGTACAATGTAATTACTAGGTGTTACACAGGATTTGGCCAGTTATAATGAAGTCTATCTTGAGGGGTACTTACTTGTAATTACAGTGAACCAatagccagtggtggaaaaagtacccagttgtcatacttgagtaaaagtaaatataccttaatagaaagtcacccagtaaaatgctccttgagtaaaagtctaaacgtatttggttttaaatatacttaagttgcAAAAGTCAATGCATTAATCATCTcagattccttatattaagcaaaccagatggcacaattaaaaaaaatattatgcaTAGCCAATggacacactccaacattcagacatcatttacaaacaaagcatttatgTTTAGTATGTCCACCAGGTCAGAGGAGGTAGGGATGACCCGGGTTGTTCTCTTGGTaactgtgtgaattggaccattttcctgtcctgttaagcattcgaactgtaatgagtacttttgggtgtcagggaaaatgtattgagtaaaacGTACATGATTGTCTTTAGAACAGGGGTCGAGAAGATCAGCGTGCAAAATCTTGATATGATAGATTGCCGCAAAAGAAAAAAAGTGTTATAGACAAGATTAAAACGTCAAGACAGAAAAGAGAAAGGTACGTTTTCCATGCAATTTGTTTCGTTTCCTTTTGGGAATACATGAATCCTGCTGGATGATTTAGCATAGGACGttaacaagctagctagcaactgttggctagctaactagcggaaggctagctagctaacggaaGAGCCATAAAtgtagcaagctaacgttagctggcgtTAATGTTAGGCCTACCaactaggctagctagctaacaagttaCCATAGCACATTGTACAGAATAGATTTACCATGTAGTATGTTGAGTTTTATTTGTATTAGCTAGCACGCTAGATAGTTTTCTGACCTTGACTAGCCACTGTAGCTAAATTAACTAACATAAAGATGGCAAATAGCTATGTTATGGTCGCTACTCGCTAGCTAGCAGGGCTCACTTTTGCGATAATCCACAACAGTATAATTTACGGTTCGCCTTCATAATAAAAGTCCTCCATTGGAAACAACAGggtgtggtctatcttgggttagttatacaaatctttCGTGTTAGCATGCAATTTTATAACTAGCTGGATAACACAATAACTAGTTTGCAAGGCCTAGGTAGCTACATGCTTAAACTATGGAAAGCATGATGATGATAACTACTATAGGGTAACGTAGTGTGAAGGATGGTTTTGTTCTCTTTTTAACAAAAATATCAAAACATAGCGTGActgctgaataacaagaaaacaggaactgagcAGTGTAGCCACCGAAGAATCAGCTCAAGCTTCACAACAAACACTTCCGGATATCTGGATCCTGTGTGCTGTGAGGCTGGGACCAGCCTGGGCACCACCGATAGgctagcaagtttaaaccacgctaagcctctactgtgacagATGTAGTTCCAGCCTGGGCACCACCGATAGgctagcaagtttaaaccacgctaagcctctactgtgacaggccaactctaaagttggaactacatctgtcacagtataaaagaagatgtctgtactatttcagtcagttctctgctttaccctgcgtggtgatacagtgaacccgtatatacgaaaattgcatttaccatttatcacttatgttaagtaaaaatacttaaagtattgtaatgaaacagcagggagcaggtctcgaaccctcgacctcctagcccgaggtccggcgcgctatcgactgtgccgcaaaagcatgctcgagcggcaaagtcgatttccgcgcttataaacccagggtcgttacagtatattcggtgactttgaatcacattttatcctgataccagattaGATTGACGCAACCCTTTACAGTAGTGTCTAAATTGTCATTCATTATTCTCTACCACAGATTTCCACAAGGTCTCAGTCTCCAGGATGGGAAATACTTACTAGAAAGAAACATATGACAACAGAGACAGAGTTGTTGATTTCCATTGTTATTTGTAATGTTAAAAAGGGGAGAAAAAGACAATCCCGTTTTTCTAAATTggctacagtacattcggaaagtattcagaccccttggttttttccacattttgttacgttacagccttattctaaaattgattaaataaaacgttttcctctgcaatctacacacaatacccca encodes the following:
- the LOC129860108 gene encoding zinc finger protein 239-like: MTSPQTARDHVETFSISGEQQQEDHRDKRSHHCPHCEEIFPILSKLEIHLKIHTGENLYSCTDCGKSFTTSQALTVHLRVHTGEKPYSCSDCGESFSQQSSLKTHQRIHTGEKPYSCSDCGKSFSVSSNLKTHLKIHTGEKPYFCSDCGASFSQQSHLQTHQHIHTGEKHYFCSDCGKCFTTSAELRVHQRTHTGEKPYCCSDCGKSFSQQVHLKCHQRIHTGEKPYSCPDCGKSFTRLDILKCHQRIHTGDKPYSCSDCGKSFSQQGNLKIHQRIHKGEKPYSCSDCGKCFTTSTELKSHQRTHTGEKPYYCSDCGKSFSRLATLKTHQCTHKGENSHHFSQTS